The stretch of DNA agaagaagaagaagagaaacgagAACGAAAATATTGGGAAATATTTTGACGGCAGTACGGCGTCATCTGTTTCATACGTGGTCAGACAGCAGGTGCGCATCTCAATCCATAACTAGTTTTAGCCCAGTCCATATCTATATTACCCCCGCTTGTCTATCTGGTTCTCCAACCTAATTCGTCACTCGAGCCCAATgaaacacacaagagaaaaaaaaagacacacaatCCGTCTCTACATTCGtggtagagagagaaacatcGATCTTATACGACCTCCGCCAAGGCCGGCGGCCGAACATGTCCGTCAAACACGTGGCGTCATTTCGATAGCCATTCTTTTCTTAGAAGTCGTCGTTTCCTGCTTTATTCACAActggctgtttttttatttcttttattttatttcttttacgtttatttttgtctctttCGCCATACCAGTATAGCATATTTATGTTGCTTATTAGCTATAGTTGTATCTAAGTAGTACTTTCCAAAGTAACAGCAGGCGAGGCCCGGCTGTTCATTTGACGGGACAACCGGCCATTCAGTTCAtgttaaagaagaagataaaccaaagaaaacaaaacagggaATATAtaccgtgctgctgctgctggtagtaTTGTCAAAGAGGGACCCTTCCGCATGAGAGTCTACTTTCCGTATTAATAGTTGCCGAACACAAATACATACACGCTGTACAGCCTATAGTCTATACTGTAAGCGCAATAATAATCTGTAATATAAGATGAGAAAAGAGccggaaagagagagagagagggagaacaACGTGCTGGGCTTTAGTCATGGCCCGTCTTGTGGAACGACGACCTAACGGGCTGATCCACAAGCAcagtttcttctccttcactACCGGCATCACAGCACACCCATCGCAACGTATGAGTGGCTCACAATCTCCACGTAATCTTCGCCTTAGCATGTGAAGCGTTTcatctcctctctctctctctctctccctctatACTGTACATACATATGCACGTCGTCGACATCTGTCCCGACCATCTGTCGCCCTGCGCAtcgtttcttcttattatttcttttcggtttTAGATTTCTTATAGTACAACACGCCTTGCatggagagagagggagaacgAACGTCTTTTTTAGATCGCGTACCCACCGGTCGTCGTACTAGTCTTTTTCGTCCTCATCAATCTGgctcgttcttcttcttcttcttttttagccaGAAGAGAGGAAAAACAGTAATCCACCTTTTTTATGGAAATCCCTGGCCCAGTGCCCGCCCTCCGTACTCCTTTTTGGGACCGTAGACTCACCTGCGCTGGCAGATGTTACTAGTCTCATCATTGTCGTGCTTGCTGGTTTCCCATAACGAATGCGCTGGCTGCATAAATAAgcgagagatagagagagagagagaaggtaaAGTAGGAAATTGGCGAGATGGGCTCCTTATTAACCGAGTTTATACATGTTCAAAAGCATCGTTAAATCGAGATTGACCCGAGGCAACAGCATGCAGGGTGTCGTGATTTTCATTCCCTTATAGCCTTCATCAGGCAATTTGAATTGGGCAGTTTCCAACAATGCTACACGAATGCGTTTACGTTGTTGTACACGGCGCGCTGTAGAGTGCTGATTGAAATTTGATGAATCCGTCATTCCCGTCAGGCAATGAGgcagaaaaacgaaacaactcaaaaatgaaaagaatcgCTTAAGacattctcctttttttaggtttatttttatttctatttaatcGGCAGTTCAAAGACCAGACGcccccaaaaatatttttttcccctttctccCAAACGACTGGGAACCCTGGAGGCCGTTTTGGTCATGTCGAATGCCGCAGTCACCCAAAACTCGAGAAACGGtttgcccagcagcagcagccgggtcCACAATCTTTTAATATCATTTCCCTGAATTTGTCTTGGTATAATGTTagtctttttgttattttgtcttcttcttcttcccttattttttttttcttatcgctCTCTCAAATTACCGcatctttgtttttattcatctGATTTCACAGCGTATAAAACACACGCACTCCGTTGGATCCGAAGAGATGTGATCGTGTCTATTCGTCTAACTGTATAGCGGTGGATTCGAGGACGCTACCAATTATACAGCCGCGCCGCCTTTTATATTCATCCCCTGCgcattaagaagaagaagaagaagatactCATGAGAATCTCCTCTCCTCATTTCTACCTAGATAGCGTGATTCATGAAATCTGGCATGGCTCTCGAAAATGCTggggaaaaaagacaacaaaattaaGAAAGAGATGCCGGACGATCAACGGGATTCCACAGCCGCCAACAATGCGGGACCCAATAACCAAGGAAATAGATACACATAcccaacgtcaacctgcaagTATGACCAGAATGAACGTCATgcgtcaaataataaaaaggacaaTTACTAATTGTCTTTTTTGATTAAGATCATTCCTGAATAGCTGGCGGACCTTGCAAACTCCAATGTCACTCTTTCATTTCTAACCAATGAATTTCTGCCctttaatcttttttcatctttcgccggtttattaaagaaagaagagtatAGGTGTCGGGAAATTCGGCCGGACGAGATAGGAAGTGCTACTTTGACTGAATTTGCTTTCGACTTATTCACGTTTTTGCCTAGTTCTGTTGTCCCTTAAACGAGTTTGCAAAGCACCACCAGTTGGCTGCGGGGGTTTTTcagtcgaaaaaaagaaagaaaaggaataaaaaacgCAGCatgttggtgctgctgctgttgttgatgttgttgaggAAGACCGTCGTTCCTCTTCTTGGCAAGAGGCGGGAGGTGCGGCACAGAGTGCGTCTTACGGCTTTATGTGTAGGTTAGAGCCACGGATAGCGGTTAGGGGGACGGGCCTTCTCTCGGGTTCGCTTGGTTGGTTGTACCCGGctgtgtttctctcttttttcgtcgGGGGCCCCGCTTTCAAATATCACTACAACCTGCTGGTGGACGTCAGTTACACATCAGATGCCGGCCCGTTCGACTCCTCCAAGGTACAACAACACTGCTTCCAGCCCAAAGAAAACACACTCCAATCTAactttgtttttccaattgttttctctgtttttttgttgttgtccgcagtgtttctctttctgtgaCATTTTTAGTCCTTGCTGGCCTTCGTTCGTGTTCCATTCATTCATTGACGGCGAGTGAATCGTTTGACTTGTGAACCTGAACAAAACCCAGCAGTGCCTTAACGTCGGGAGTCGATTGAATTGAAGAAGCGACTCAACTGGTTGCACAAAATGGAATTGCTGGCCAGTTTGTTCAGCCCGATTCAGATGGGGCACATCAGAGATGTCACCAAAAGTGTCTCGCTGGAAGATGTGGCCGAAGTAGCCACGTCCAGCTTCCGCTCCATGGGCACAACTCGCGAAGACTCGCTCGTCTTCGTCCTGGGTCTCCTCAACCTCGGCACCGTCCTATGCTACGCCATCTACTCGCAAATCTTCAAGCCGACCCGCCGCGGCTCCTCGACCATGGACGAGAACCACTTTGTCATGAAAAAGATTCAGACGATCCTCGACGAGCTCGTCCTCCACGTCCACACCACCACCTACTACCGCAGCTCTTTGGAGAGGAACCAAGAGCTGGGCAAAGAATTCACCTCGAAACGAGAGACCAGCGTCCGACCCCGATCCTCGTCCGATTCCTCATCCATCCGGAGTCTTTTCACCATTTTCGATTGGCCGGAATCGGTCGCCTACGGCGAGAAAGAGCCGCCGTCGATTGAGCAATTTGAATCCAAGCGATCGTCGGATGACTATGAAAATTATCTGCAACGAGAGGCCAAGAAGATGATCCAAGAGTGGCTGTCCTTTTTGGTCCAGTCGACCACAAATCCTTTCAACAGCCGGACAAAGCGCCACACGATGATTCCGTTCCCGAACGCGTTCCGGCGCAACGCCACTGGTCGACGTCGCCCGTGGTCGCCGTCTTCCTCAATCAAGAAGCGAATCGGGACGACAATGTCAACGATGGCGCCCATATCCACATGGAAGCCGCCGAGTCGCGCTCTGTCAAAATCGTCGCCAACGACGTCGACTGCCGAACCGCAACCGGAATGGACATTGAATCACGAGGCAATGTCTCAGCTCCGCCGACCGCAGATGAAACGGCTCGTTGCGGCTGCAACTGGTGCGGAAGCAGATGGCCGACTCCTGGCGGCTGCGCaagctgctgttgttgctgctgcaagGCCCACCTCTGGTGGACCGGACGTGTCTCATCCAACCCACCAAGAAGACGTTCCCGTTCTGCCTGTCCTGGCGCTTTTCCCACACAGCACCGTTAGTGCAAGAGGCGCCAGCAGCGGCCAATTCAAAAGCGGACGGGCCACTAGCAGCCGGAGCGGACTCAGGCTCAAGAATGGATCGCCGGAGAAGCCGGAAGACAAATCAACCACCCagccgacgacgacaacaacgacgacaacaacaacaactgcaaaGACGACAACAACCACAGAGGAAATGAAATCACAATCGGAACCGAGACACATTCCTTCCGAATTCCGCCAGCAGATGTACAACCGAAATGCCATGATGGAATCAGATTCGCCCTATGACCTGGAAGACTCGGCTTCGGACGTTCACCCGATCGAAGAGGACGGGCTAATCGTTCGATTTATGCGCCTCATTCAGCAGACCACACCATTGGCCATGGACGTTTTGGACGTTTACAAGTCAAGGAGCAACGCCAAAAATTCGCCTCAATCATCTGAGCCTAAATGCCTGGAACGGCTCTTGTGTCAGCTCAATCAAGACTGGAAGGGCAGAGGTTCCGTTCCAGCAGCCATGGCCCCGTTCTtcaggtaaataaataatcacgcatttttttttctttttatactaGCCGTGGAAATCTCGCCccacaaaagaacaaacaaaattattattttaaaaacaaaaaaaacctccGTCTCATCATCGTGTTTATAGTGTAGATAAAATGCCCCCGATATTCACTTGGCCGATTCGGGTCTGCGCCGCCGACAAACTAGGCAAGGTTAAAACATCAAAGCCTTGGCAAGAAGAATTCACGAGAGCAAACGCGCTTCATCCCTTGTGCGCGGTTGTAccgtttcttctcttttatgaCTTTAGTTCTTTAACTTCTTttgggctctctctctcttctcttcttttgcttttatttggCCGTTCTCGTtgttatagaaaaaaagaacgaacaaGGGAATGAAATCACATCGTTACGAAAACAACGGATGCAGTCTAAGGCAACCAACGACTgccgaaaataagaaaagaaagcgCTAGACGTATAAGTTGGCATATAACCGACCAAGTAGCactagctttttttttacaagtagAAGTCATATAGTCCGCGTCTATTGTTCCCGTCGTCTTGTTTTCACTGGCTGTCCACATCCCTCGCgtgaaataagaaagaaaaacaagtggaCGCGGcagccaaacaacaacagatgGTCTTTAACGGCTGAACGTTGACATCACGGGAATGAGATTGGCATAGATGGGGTGTGCAAGGGAATTTCTACCAGGGTGAACATAACGGACCGAAACTCTCTTCGCCACTGCTTCTCAATCGCTTCCTCCCCAAAAATGCCAGgaattgtcctttttctttttattatttcttctagTTCTGTCTGtcggaacttttttttttagacgaaaGGAtttctgcgtgtgtgtgtgtgtgtgtttttcacAGCAAACCACACGAGCCATCTGCTTAGATTCCGTTtgccactttttctttccgtaGCGTATATGCCACCAACGTCCGCTACTTGCGTAATCATTTTCCCTCTCTGTTGTTTTCCACAGTTTCCAGTTAGGTTATAACTTTCCCGTATTGGGAAACGGGCGGGAAGGACGCTCCCGTAATTTCTCCAACTATCAGGAAGTGATTAATTTTGATGTGAAGCTCTCCCCTTCGCTGTTTgaggtttgtttttcttttcgttttcttccacAATGACGCGGCGACGAGCAGTTCTCATCTGGTCTTTTTTTATCACCAATCGCATCTTGGAAATATAGTGTCTAACGGGCCCCcgttgaaatgaaaatagaacAGCCTGttagcgaaagaaaaagaagaagaagaaaactttcgTCGTAATCTATAAAGCCGTTTGCTCGAATAAAGGCGCGGGAACAAACACGACGACACACACGTTATTATTGCCATCGCCTTCCGTTCGCTTTTCATTCACGACTTCTCCCCGGTGCGATAAATCCAAGCGATTCTAACGAGGAACAAGTCAGCAGCAGCGTCTtcgcctaaaaataaaattgtagaAAAAAGTGGGAGAATAGAATCACGAcagaggaaaaaggaaaaaaaaataaaataatcatctTTTCCTTTGGTGCTACTTATCATCAACTTATGTCGACTTTGGAGCATGTCATCATGACCGATTCGCTCTAGTCGAGTTTTCCAACAACCGTTAACTCGATCtcgttccctttttctttcttgtcgtttttatatatttttattttttgactggCCATCTTCCTCTCGCCCTTGACGATACCTGACCGATTTATTCTGCCCGTCCTGGCCGATATTTTTCCCCCCGCCTGCTGTTATAATATTCGCCCATGCCAACAGCGGCAACAGGTATTTCTAAAAAGTAGCACCTGTGTGATTTCGCGTGTGAAGCAACCGTTTTGTGATTCGTTTTGGGATTCCGGCGAAACAACAGTACATACGAATGACGCCTCGAcgttcttcttcatcttgacGCTCCGGTCGTGCGGAACAGATTGAAGGATGACTCGGCCATCCggtctccttcttcttcttctttttttttttatggaaaagtAAACTAGTCGCAAAGTTGGTCATCGCCATGACCGTTAACGGTGCATAAACAGCTTGATCATCGCCCGACTCATCAGCTAAACATTTAACCGCATTTCACTTAAATGGCGGACTCGACTCGACAAAGTTTGCAcgttttcctcctcctttttttttttttttttgctcatttCACGCTCGCCTGCTATGGGGCGCTGTTGTAATCCCGCGAGAGACCTTTTGATTAATCACGTCTAACTAATCCCACACGTGTTGGCAATCTTTACCGGCCAACGCTTGAACGGATCGAAGGATTCTTGGCGGGAGGGCGTCACGCACGATGTTATCCTGTGAGTAATTCCCCAGTCTCCCCGCtataccac from Daphnia pulex isolate KAP4 chromosome 4, ASM2113471v1 encodes:
- the LOC124192673 gene encoding uncharacterized protein LOC124192673 is translated as MELLASLFSPIQMGHIRDVTKSVSLEDVAEVATSSFRSMGTTREDSLVFVLGLLNLGTVLCYAIYSQIFKPTRRGSSTMDENHFVMKKIQTILDELVLHVHTTTYYRSSLERNQELGKEFTSKRETSVRPRSSSDSSSIRSLFTIFDWPESVAYGEKEPPSIEQFESKRSSDDYENYLQREAKKMIQEWLSFLVQSTTNPFNSRTKRHTMIPFPNAFRRNATGRRRPWSPSSSIKKRIGTTMSTMAPISTWKPPSRALSKSSPTTSTAEPQPEWTLNHEAMSQLRRPQMKRLVAAATGAEADGRLLAAAQAAVVAAARPTSGGPDVSHPTHQEDVPVLPVLALFPHSTVSARGASSGQFKSGRATSSRSGLRLKNGSPEKPEDKSTTQPTTTTTTTTTTTAKTTTTTEEMKSQSEPRHIPSEFRQQMYNRNAMMESDSPYDLEDSASDVHPIEEDGLIVRFMRLIQQTTPLAMDVLDVYKSRSNAKNSPQSSEPKCLERLLCQLNQDWKGRGSVPAAMAPFFSIAMGWLMDRSTTPNLSHILMAVRAGWIGKQCASLYPRCSNPGRPQWTVAPLHDDSLNLPSIGQPPVKVRPPLDFFAFTPTPSTTLLDSTLRPPSSSVRAIPSVKPKVPHPSESSDLRTTTSSSTANKKTSSTTDWVRESVQSDTNGVWDKHSIELGEEEQTTSALLSTSLQVDRNGEAGVSVSNGPADSVKPWGKPSRFSGVDDIELSDIVRGVYSTTTEKDHQLDEEEDEEYDGEEEEEEEEEGEEEDIEENEEDPNPSTKKPAAHYQEDSILHDLNRNHFVEKPVSENPAKIKDTYEEIQKKKTHRLEMVPNRSLVHPWLSEPVWVPENTWPTKTDGNRLRSDEENEDSGDRHRDRVSFGHEDAVKDVRLFDFAMQYLRDRSA